The Triplophysa rosa linkage group LG15, Trosa_1v2, whole genome shotgun sequence genome has a segment encoding these proteins:
- the katna1 gene encoding katanin p60 ATPase-containing subunit A1 → MSLGEINENVKLAREYALLGNYNSAVVCYQGVLEQIKKYQYSVRDSSLQQKWQQVWQEINEETKQVREIMTTLGSFQHQESTPSKPSSFSQENDIMPVHVEHRSSPCVVRKSSGPYKEGKSHGNRLSVGLRGQQRPSPRVANGDKGKPQKSKEKKESASKPKDEKNKADGVETEVKRFDRGGEDKDLIDSLERDIISQNPNVTWDGIADLEEAKKLIKEAVVLPMWMPEFFKGIRRPWKGVLMVGPPGTGKTLLAKAVATECRTTFFNVSSSTLTSKYRGESEKLVRLLFEMARFYAPTTIFIDEIDSICSRRGTSEEHEASRRVKAELLVQMDGVGGMSENDPSKMVMVLAATNFPWDIDEALRRRLEKRIYIPLPSGKGRVELLKINLKELELANDVDMDRIAEQMEGYSGADITILCRDASLMAMRRRIEGLTPEEIRNFPKDEMHMPTTMEDFEMALKKVSKSVSASDLEKYEKWITEFGSC, encoded by the exons ATGAGTTTGGGGGAGATCAATGAGAACGTTAAGCTGGCTAGAGAATACGCCCTACTAGGAAACTACAACTCAGCAGTGGTCTGTTATCAGGGGGTCCTGGAACAGATTAAAAAGTACCAGTACTCCGTGAGAGACTCCTCTCTACAGCAGAAATGGCAACAG GTTTGGCAAGAGATTAATGAAGAAACAAAGCAGGTTCGGGAGATCATGACCACACTTGGTAGTTTCCAGCATCAGGAGTCAACTCCATCCAAACCAAGCAGTTTCAGCCAGGAGAATGATATTATGCCTGTCCATGTGGAACACAG ATCTTCTCCATGCGTCGTACGGAAATCGTCTGGACCGTATAAAGAAGGTAAAAGCCACGGTAACAGGTTGAGCGTCGGGCTCCGTGGCCAGCAGCGGCCGTCGCCGCGCGTTGCCAACGGTGACAAGGGGAAACCTcagaaaagcaaagaaaagaaagagagtgCATCAAAGCCGAAAGATGAAAAG AACAAAGCGGATGGTGTGGAGACAGAGGTGAAGAGGTTCGACAGAGGAGGAGAAGATAAAGATTTGATTGATTCTCTGGAGAGGGATATCATCTCCCAAAACCCCAATGTCACATG ggatggtaTTGCTGATCTGGAGGAAGCAAAGAAGCTTATAAAAGAAGCTGTGGTTCTGCCCATGTGGATGCCCGAGTTCTTTAAAGGAATAAGGCGCCCATGGAAG ggAGTGTTGATGGTGGGTCCACCAGGCACGGGAAAGACATTACTGGCCAAAGCTGTTGCCACAGAGTGCCGGACTACTTTTTTTAACGTCTCTTCCTCCACCCTCACCTCCAAATATAGAGGAGAATCTGAAAAACTTGTACGGCTACTGTTTGAAATG GCAAGATTTTATGCCCCCACTACAATCTTTATTGATGAGATAGACTCCATATGTAGCCGTAGAGGAACGTCAGAGGAACATGAAGCCAGCAGACGCGTCAAAGCTGAACTGCTCGTCCAGATGGATG GTGTTGGTGGAATGTCTGAAAATGACCCTTCAAAAATGGTTATGGTTCTAGCAGCCACCAACTTCCCTTGGGACATTGACGAAGCTCTGAGACGTCGATTAGAAAAAAGAATTTACATCCCGTTGCCGTCAG GTAAAGGCAGGGTGGAGTTACTCAAGATCAATCTGAAAGAGCTGGAGCTGGCCAATGATGTTGACATGGACAGGATCGCTGAGCAGATGGAGGGATACTCTGGTGCTGACATCACCATTTTATGCAG AGATGCATCCCTGATGGCAATGAGAAGACGGATTGAGGGTTTGACCCCTGAGGAGATCCGAAATTTTCCAAAAGATGAGATGCACATGCCTACTACAATGGAGGATTTCGAGATGGCGCTGAAGAAAGTCTCCAAATCTGTATCTGCTTCTGACTTGGAGAAATATGAGAAGTGGATAACAGAGTTTGGCTCCTGCTGA